In Malus sylvestris chromosome 16, drMalSylv7.2, whole genome shotgun sequence, the following are encoded in one genomic region:
- the LOC126608508 gene encoding uncharacterized protein LOC126608508 yields the protein MSLLSLPSTLSPPSPFTLSTSRILSLPFSYKQQTVKLYLHNPLPIFFPILKYGSSVLDGQEWISSGIDECDEAGAGDEVDHAGDYGGIVGTRSCPRGYPRVRYAIAQYVSTHRLSPKYQAFVNQMARVKIPTKVEEACKILVR from the exons atgtctctcctctctctcccctccactctctctcctccttccccCTTCACTCTCTCTACTTCCCGCATCctttctctccctttttctTACAAGCAACAGACCGTCAAATTATACCTCCATAATCCTCTTCCCATCTTCTTTCCGATCCTTAA GTATGGGAGCAGCGTACTTGATGGCCAAGAGTGGATTAGCAGTGGCATCGATGAGTGTGATGAGGCCGGAGCTGGTGATGAAGTCGATCATGCCGGTGATTATGGAGGGATTGTTGG TACCCGCTCATGTCCCCGAGGATATCCAAGAG TGAGATACGCAATTGCACAGTATGTGTCAACACATCGTTTATCACCTAAGTATCAAGCGTTTGTGAATCAAATGGCTAGAGTCAAGATCCCAACCAAAGTGGAAGAAGCCTGCAAGATTCTCGTTAGATAG